The Clostridiales bacterium genome includes a window with the following:
- a CDS encoding KH domain-containing protein, translating to MQKLLEMIAKSLVDDPDSVVVDEGRTNYGTLLKLKVAKPDMGKIIGKQGKRAKALRTIMKAVSIRNNTSVTVEIQE from the coding sequence ATGCAAAAGCTTCTCGAGATGATTGCGAAATCTTTGGTTGACGATCCAGATAGTGTAGTGGTTGATGAGGGCAGGACTAATTATGGGACACTCTTAAAGCTTAAAGTAGCTAAACCAGACATGGGAAAGATAATCGGAAAACAGGGGAAGAGAGCAAAAGCATTAAGAACTATAATGAAGGCTGTATCTATTAGAAATAATACTAGTGTTACAGTAGAAATACAGGAGTAG
- the rpsP gene encoding 30S ribosomal protein S16, with amino-acid sequence MAVKIRLTRMGAKKAPFYRVRVADSRFPRDGRFIEEIGTYNPLTDPATVNINAERAKYWLSNGAQPTDKVRALLKKAGVL; translated from the coding sequence ATGGCAGTTAAGATAAGATTAACAAGGATGGGTGCGAAGAAAGCTCCTTTTTATAGGGTTCGTGTTGCTGATTCAAGATTTCCTAGAGATGGAAGGTTTATAGAGGAAATAGGTACATACAATCCATTAACAGATCCTGCAACAGTAAATATAAATGCAGAGAGAGCAAAGTATTGGTTATCCAATGGTGCACAACCTACAGATAAAGTAAGAGCTTTGTTAAAAAAAGCAGGAGTACTATAA
- the ffh gene encoding signal recognition particle protein produces MIFEGLSNNIQKIVSKLKGQTRVTEKDVKNVMREIKLALLEADVSFKVVKDFIARVSEKASGQEVITSLTPGQQVIKIINDELVELMGSEQSRLTFSTRGITIYMIVGLQGSGKTTTSAKLANVLRKEGKKPLLVACDVYRPAAIKQLQVVGSQLSIPVFTEDTKDVIKIAKDSVEQAKNNGNDLIIIDTAGRLHIDEELMQELINIKGAVVPHEILLVVDSMIGQDAVNVAAMFNEKLGIDGVILTKLDGDTRGGAALSVAAVTKKPIKFIGVGEKLNELEPFHPKRMASRILGMGDVLTLIEKAQESFDISKAEEMEKRIRENQFTLEDFLEQFQQIKRMGSFSKILEMLPGVNAGMLKDVNMDDKKILRIEAIIKSMTKKERLDPDMINASRKKRIADGSGTKIQDVNKLIKDFEEMKKMLKKINSMSKGFMGGKLPKLGFNFGKKKF; encoded by the coding sequence ATGATATTTGAAGGTTTATCGAATAATATACAAAAGATAGTTAGTAAGTTGAAAGGCCAAACCAGAGTAACAGAAAAAGACGTAAAGAATGTCATGAGAGAAATAAAGTTAGCTCTTCTGGAAGCGGATGTTAGTTTTAAGGTTGTTAAAGATTTTATAGCTCGGGTGTCAGAGAAAGCGAGTGGGCAAGAAGTTATAACTAGTTTAACTCCAGGGCAGCAAGTTATAAAGATAATAAATGATGAGTTAGTTGAGCTTATGGGAAGCGAACAGAGTAGATTGACTTTTTCTACAAGGGGTATAACTATATACATGATAGTAGGACTTCAAGGATCGGGTAAGACTACTACGTCGGCAAAGCTTGCGAATGTCCTAAGAAAAGAAGGAAAGAAGCCTCTTTTGGTTGCGTGTGATGTGTATAGACCAGCCGCAATAAAGCAATTGCAAGTTGTAGGTAGTCAATTGTCTATACCAGTGTTTACAGAAGATACAAAGGATGTAATAAAAATAGCTAAAGATTCAGTAGAGCAAGCAAAAAATAATGGAAATGATTTGATTATAATAGATACTGCTGGAAGATTACATATAGATGAGGAACTTATGCAAGAACTTATAAACATAAAGGGTGCGGTTGTGCCCCATGAGATATTGCTTGTAGTAGATTCTATGATAGGTCAGGACGCAGTGAATGTGGCAGCTATGTTTAATGAAAAACTTGGAATAGATGGGGTTATTTTAACTAAGCTTGATGGAGACACAAGGGGAGGAGCTGCCTTGTCTGTGGCGGCCGTTACTAAAAAGCCAATAAAGTTTATTGGAGTAGGAGAAAAATTAAATGAATTAGAGCCATTTCATCCTAAAAGGATGGCATCTAGAATATTAGGTATGGGTGATGTATTGACGTTGATAGAAAAAGCCCAGGAAAGTTTTGATATTAGCAAAGCTGAAGAAATGGAAAAAAGAATTAGAGAGAATCAATTTACGTTAGAAGATTTTTTAGAACAATTTCAGCAGATAAAGAGAATGGGTAGTTTTAGCAAGATACTTGAGATGTTGCCTGGTGTCAATGCAGGTATGCTAAAGGATGTTAATATGGATGATAAGAAGATTTTAAGGATAGAAGCAATCATAAAGTCCATGACTAAAAAGGAAAGATTAGATCCGGATATGATAAATGCAAGTAGAAAGAAAAGAATAGCAGATGGGAGCGGTACTAAGATTCAAGATGTTAATAAGCTTATTAAGGATTTTGAAGAGATGAAAAAAATGTTAAAGAAGATAAATAGTATGTCAAAAGGATTTATGGGAGGGAAATTACCGAAGCTAGGATTTAATTTTGGTAAGAAGAAGTTTTGA